The genomic interval CACCGCGCCCTCGGGCACCCCGGCGGCGTGCAGCAGGCGCACGGCTTCCAGGGCCACATACGGGGTTTGCTCTGCCGGCTTGGCCAGCACCGTGTTGCCGGTGGCCAGGGCGGCAGCGACCTGGCCCATGAAGATGGCCAGCGGGAAGTTCCAGGGGCTGATGCAGACCCACACGCCGCGCGCGGTCAGGCGCAGTTCGTTGGTTTCACCCGTAGGGCCGGGCAAGGCGACGGGGGCCATGATGCGCTCGGCCTCATCGGCGTAGAAGCGCAAAAAGTCCACGGCTTCGCGTACTTCGGAGACGGCATCGCCCCAGGTCTTGAAGGCTTCCTTGACCAGGATGGCGCAGAAGCGCGGCATCTGGTGTTCCAGCAGGTCGGCGCTTTGGCGCAGCAGGGCGGCGCGCTGGGCGGTGGGCGTTTTGCTCCAAAATTTATAGCTACTCACACTGGTGGAATAAGCGGTAGCTGCCAATTTGGCATCAAACTCTGGCACGGTGGGCACTACGGTGTTGTCAAAGGCGTTTTGCAGCGTGGCGCGCTGGGTGGCGACTTCCAGGTCCAGACCGGCGCTGTTTTTGCGGCCATTGCCAAACAGCACGGGCGGCAGCACAAAGGCCGATTGCGGCTCCAGGCGCAGGGGCGAGACCAAGATTTCTTCCATGCCCACCGACTCGTCGGCCAGCTGGTGCACGAAGGACGAGTTCGCGCCGTTTTCCAGCAGGCGGCGCACCAGGTAGGCCAGCAGGTCGCGGTGCTTGCCCACGGGGGCGTAGACGCGGCAGCCGATCAGCGGGTTTTTCAGCACCTCGCGGTACACGCCCTCGCCCATGCCATGCAGGCGCTGCAGCTCGAACGGGTTGCCGCTCTTGGCGGCCAGGTGCAGGATGGCGGCGATGGTGGCCGCGTTGTGCGTGGCGAACTGGGGGTAGATGGCATCGGGTGCATCCAGCAGGGCCTTGGCGCAGGCCAGGTAGGACACGTCGGTGTGGTGCTTGTGGGTGAACACGGGGTAGTGCGGCAGGCCCAGCTCCTGGGCGCGCTTGATTTCCGAATCCCAGTACGCGCCCTTGACCAGGCGGCACATCAGGCGCAGCTTGTATTTGCGGCCGATAAAGGCGATGTGCTCGATCAACTCCAGCGCCCGGGTCTGGTAGGCCTGCATGGCCAGTCCAAAGCCGCGCCACTGGGGTTGGTGCTGGGCCACCAGGGCAGCCAGGGCTTCGAACACGTCGAGCGACAGCTCCAGGCGATCCACTTCTTCGGCATCGATGGTGAGGTTGATATTGGCGCGGGCGGCCTGCTCGCACAGGCTCCAGACGCGCGGCACCAGCTCGGCAAGCACGCGCTCGCGCTGGGTCCATTCGTAGCGCGGGTGCAGGGCGCTGAGCTTGATGGAAATACCGTCGTTTTTCTCGGTAGCGCCCGTCTTGTCTGCACGGGTAGCTATCGCTTCAATAGCATTCTTGTAGCTTTGCAGGTAGTTCAGCGCATCGGCATCGGTGCGGGCGCCCTCGCCCAGCATGTCGTAGCTGTAGGTGAGCTGGGGCTGCTTTTTGCGGGCAGACGCGGCTTCGTCCATGGCATCGCCAATGGTCTGGCCCAGCACGAACTGGCGGCCCAGGAGCTGCACGGCGCGCACGGTGGCGGCCACCACGGTCTTGGCACCCAGCTTGGTGAGCAGGCCCTGGGGGGCTTCGGCTTCGGGCAAAAATTTCTTCGACAGGGCGATGGCGCTGCTGGACAGCTTGGCCAGGGTAGAGCGGCCCAGCACCGATGCGGCCCCCGTTTCGTCCATGCCGTCAAAGTCGGCGCGGCCCAGCTGGTCGGCGGTCAACGCGATGGCGGTTTCGGCATCGGGCACGCGCAGCAGGGCTTCAGCCAGGCGCATCAGGGCCAGGCCCTCGGCGCTGGAGATGGGGTATTCGCGCAGCAGGCTTTCCATGGCCCAGAACGGCGGCGGGTTGTCGCGCACGGCCTGCACCCAGGGGCGCGCGGGGGCGGAAG from Comamonadaceae bacterium OS-1 carries:
- the putA gene encoding bifunctional protein PutA — translated: MRLPSPYRSESETVAHRLAALSGALDWGVASAPARPWVQAVRDNPPPFWAMESLLREYPISSAEGLALMRLAEALLRVPDAETAIALTADQLGRADFDGMDETGAASVLGRSTLAKLSSSAIALSKKFLPEAEAPQGLLTKLGAKTVVAATVRAVQLLGRQFVLGQTIGDAMDEAASARKKQPQLTYSYDMLGEGARTDADALNYLQSYKNAIEAIATRADKTGATEKNDGISIKLSALHPRYEWTQRERVLAELVPRVWSLCEQAARANINLTIDAEEVDRLELSLDVFEALAALVAQHQPQWRGFGLAMQAYQTRALELIEHIAFIGRKYKLRLMCRLVKGAYWDSEIKRAQELGLPHYPVFTHKHHTDVSYLACAKALLDAPDAIYPQFATHNAATIAAILHLAAKSGNPFELQRLHGMGEGVYREVLKNPLIGCRVYAPVGKHRDLLAYLVRRLLENGANSSFVHQLADESVGMEEILVSPLRLEPQSAFVLPPVLFGNGRKNSAGLDLEVATQRATLQNAFDNTVVPTVPEFDAKLAATAYSTSVSSYKFWSKTPTAQRAALLRQSADLLEHQMPRFCAILVKEAFKTWGDAVSEVREAVDFLRFYADEAERIMAPVALPGPTGETNELRLTARGVWVCISPWNFPLAIFMGQVAAALATGNTVLAKPAEQTPYVALEAVRLLHAAGVPEGAVQLLHGPGETVGASLVALPGIAGVVFTGSTPVARIINRTLAAKDGPIIPLIAETGGINAMLVDSTALPEQVVDAVVQSAFRSAGQRCSALRLLCVHEAIADHVIEMVQGAAQELVLGNTAEWATDVGPVIDKEAFDGIQKHIQRLHSTSKALLSHIPPAQAATNLIAPQAFELNQVADVAQEIFGPVLHIVRWSGDPQAVIEQINALGYGLTLGIQTRIDSRAHALAAAAHIGNVYINRNIIGAVVGVQPFGGEGLSGTGPKAGGPNYLVRFCAEQTLTVNTTAAGGNAALLAAMP